Proteins encoded in a region of the Corynebacterium breve genome:
- the ppk2 gene encoding polyphosphate kinase 2, translating to MADFKDDELPMIDLTETEGFTVDDSDDDDPVLLNADGTPIQTWRENYPYDERMTRKDYEHEKRQLQIELLKWQNWTKETGQRHIIIFEGRDAAGKGGTIKRFNEHLNPRGARTVALEKPSPRESTSWYFQRYIEHFPAAGEIVFFDRSWYNRSGVERVMGFCTEAQHAEFLREVPMLENMILGSGISLTKFWFSVTRKEQRTRFAIRQVDPVRQWKLSPMDLASLDKWDDYTRAKEEQFRYTDTDESPWVTIKSNDKKRARLNAMRYILSKFEYTNKDHEIVGTPDPLIVKRGRDQIGD from the coding sequence ATGGCTGATTTCAAGGACGACGAACTCCCAATGATCGATCTCACGGAGACCGAGGGCTTTACCGTCGATGACTCCGATGACGACGATCCCGTCCTGCTCAACGCTGACGGCACCCCAATCCAAACCTGGCGCGAAAACTACCCTTACGACGAGCGTATGACTCGCAAGGATTACGAGCACGAGAAGCGACAGCTCCAGATTGAGCTTCTGAAATGGCAGAACTGGACCAAAGAGACTGGCCAGCGCCACATTATTATCTTTGAAGGTCGCGACGCAGCCGGCAAGGGCGGCACCATCAAGCGCTTCAACGAACACCTCAACCCACGTGGTGCGCGCACCGTCGCATTGGAAAAGCCATCGCCCCGTGAGTCCACTTCGTGGTACTTCCAGCGCTACATCGAGCACTTCCCGGCGGCCGGCGAGATCGTCTTCTTTGACCGCTCCTGGTACAACCGCTCCGGCGTTGAACGCGTTATGGGCTTTTGTACCGAGGCGCAGCACGCAGAGTTCCTCCGCGAAGTCCCCATGCTTGAGAACATGATCCTTGGTTCCGGTATCTCCTTGACCAAGTTCTGGTTCTCCGTTACCCGCAAGGAACAGCGCACCCGCTTCGCCATTCGCCAGGTTGACCCAGTGCGTCAATGGAAGCTTTCGCCAATGGACCTTGCTTCCCTGGATAAGTGGGACGACTACACCCGCGCCAAGGAAGAGCAGTTCCGCTACACCGATACCGACGAGTCCCCTTGGGTCACCATCAAGTCGAACGACAAGAAGCGTGCACGTCTCAATGCAATGCGCTACATCTTGAGCAAGTTCGAATACACCAACAAGGACCACGAAATCGTCGGCACGCCAGATCCATTGATCGTCAAGCGTGGTCGCGACCAGATTGGCGACTAG
- a CDS encoding CAP domain-containing protein, which translates to MTSRTLPAILAAATLSMTLIASPAAQAQDAYGTAELADPVPFTLTEEEFDALYDDVINGETFEESLADTQYDDAPVADETEDEDGNFFTRIPQFFGSIIERVRIACGFEPTPAPGNPAPNPGNPGGGCPGNPGNPGNPVPNPGNPGGGCPGNPAPNPGNPAPNPGNPTPAPNPGNPDNPVEPAPVDGSIEAMERAVFDQINQTRQQAGSAPLKWDQRIANESRAWSQQQAARNTMQHETSNYYYNNYGEILAAGPNAGETAVQQWIESQPHYLPMIYTGHTMGGVGISEHPTWGYIVTARMGNQ; encoded by the coding sequence ATGACTTCACGGACGCTTCCCGCAATCCTGGCTGCTGCAACCCTGTCAATGACCTTGATTGCCTCCCCAGCCGCCCAGGCGCAAGATGCATACGGCACCGCAGAACTGGCAGACCCGGTTCCATTCACCCTCACAGAAGAAGAATTTGACGCTCTTTACGACGACGTCATCAACGGCGAGACCTTCGAAGAGTCCCTCGCCGACACTCAGTACGATGACGCACCAGTCGCCGACGAGACCGAAGACGAAGACGGCAACTTCTTCACCCGTATCCCACAGTTCTTTGGCAGCATCATCGAGCGCGTCCGCATCGCATGTGGCTTCGAGCCAACCCCTGCCCCCGGCAACCCGGCTCCGAACCCTGGCAATCCTGGTGGAGGCTGCCCTGGCAACCCTGGAAACCCAGGCAATCCAGTTCCCAATCCAGGCAACCCTGGCGGAGGCTGCCCTGGTAACCCAGCACCAAACCCAGGCAATCCTGCTCCAAACCCAGGAAACCCAACTCCTGCACCGAATCCGGGCAACCCAGACAACCCAGTAGAGCCAGCACCCGTAGACGGCTCTATCGAGGCCATGGAGCGCGCTGTCTTTGACCAGATCAACCAGACCCGCCAGCAGGCCGGCTCAGCGCCATTGAAGTGGGATCAGCGCATCGCTAACGAATCCCGCGCATGGTCCCAGCAGCAGGCTGCTCGCAACACCATGCAGCACGAGACTTCGAACTACTACTACAACAACTACGGCGAGATCCTCGCTGCAGGCCCGAACGCCGGCGAGACTGCCGTGCAGCAGTGGATCGAGTCGCAGCCACACTACCTCCCAATGATCTACACGGGCCACACCATGGGTGGCGTGGGCATTTCCGAGCACCCAACGTGGGGCTACATTGTGACCGCGCGCATGGGAAACCAGTAG
- the groL gene encoding chaperonin GroEL (60 kDa chaperone family; promotes refolding of misfolded polypeptides especially under stressful conditions; forms two stacked rings of heptamers to form a barrel-shaped 14mer; ends can be capped by GroES; misfolded proteins enter the barrel where they are refolded when GroES binds) codes for MAKMIAFDEEARRSLENGLNQLADAVKVTLGPKGRNVVLEKAWGAPTITNDGVSIAKEIDLEDPYEKIGAELVKEVAKKTDDVAGDGTTTATVLAQALVREGLRNVAAGSNPMGIKRGIEAAVEKVSADLLASAKEIETQEEVASTAGISAADPEIGKKIAEAMYTVGGGQVNKDSVITVEESNTFGVDLEVTEGMRFDKGYISAYFATDMERGEAVLEDPYILLVSSKISNVKDLVPVLEKVMQTGKPLLIIAEDVEGEALSTLVVNKIRGTFKSVAVKAPGFGDRRKAMLQDMAILTGGQVIAEEVGLSLETADLPLLGQARKVVVTKDDTIIVDGAGSKEQIEGRVKQIRAEIEQSDSDYDREKLQERLAKLAGGVAVLKVGAATEVELKERKHRIEDAVRNAKAAVDEGILAGGGVALLQAAKSLNDDLGLEGDEATGVKIVREALSAPLKQIALNAGLEPGVVADKVQNLPDGQGLNAATGEYVDMMAAGINDPAKVTRSALQNAASIAALFLTTEAVVADKPEPAGPAMPDADAMGGMM; via the coding sequence ATGGCAAAAATGATCGCATTCGATGAAGAGGCACGTCGTAGCCTAGAAAACGGTCTGAACCAGCTTGCAGATGCAGTCAAGGTTACCTTGGGCCCTAAGGGACGCAACGTTGTCCTAGAAAAGGCATGGGGCGCACCGACCATCACCAACGATGGTGTTTCCATCGCAAAGGAAATCGACCTCGAGGATCCTTACGAGAAGATCGGCGCAGAGCTGGTCAAGGAAGTTGCGAAGAAGACCGACGATGTCGCAGGTGACGGCACCACGACCGCTACCGTTTTGGCACAGGCGCTTGTTCGTGAAGGCCTGCGCAACGTTGCAGCTGGCTCCAACCCAATGGGCATCAAGCGCGGTATCGAAGCTGCGGTAGAGAAGGTCTCCGCTGACCTGCTCGCATCCGCGAAGGAAATCGAGACCCAGGAAGAGGTCGCTTCCACCGCAGGTATTTCCGCTGCTGACCCAGAGATCGGCAAGAAGATCGCTGAGGCGATGTACACCGTCGGCGGCGGCCAGGTAAACAAGGACTCCGTCATCACCGTTGAAGAGTCCAACACCTTCGGCGTTGACCTTGAGGTCACCGAGGGTATGCGCTTTGACAAGGGCTACATCTCCGCTTACTTCGCTACCGACATGGAGCGCGGCGAGGCCGTCCTGGAAGACCCATACATCCTCCTGGTATCTTCCAAGATCTCCAACGTGAAGGACCTTGTTCCTGTTCTGGAGAAGGTCATGCAGACCGGCAAGCCACTGCTGATCATCGCGGAAGACGTTGAGGGCGAGGCTTTGTCCACCCTGGTTGTCAACAAGATCCGTGGCACCTTCAAGTCCGTTGCTGTGAAGGCCCCTGGCTTTGGCGATCGTCGCAAGGCGATGCTGCAGGACATGGCAATCCTCACCGGCGGCCAGGTAATCGCCGAAGAGGTCGGCCTTTCCCTAGAGACCGCTGACCTGCCGCTGCTGGGTCAGGCACGCAAGGTCGTTGTGACCAAGGATGACACCATCATCGTCGATGGCGCTGGTTCCAAGGAGCAGATCGAGGGTCGCGTCAAGCAGATCCGCGCTGAGATCGAGCAGTCCGACTCCGACTACGACCGCGAGAAGCTGCAGGAGCGCCTGGCTAAGCTTGCTGGCGGCGTTGCAGTTCTCAAGGTTGGCGCAGCTACCGAGGTTGAGCTGAAGGAGCGCAAGCACCGCATCGAGGACGCTGTTCGTAACGCAAAGGCGGCTGTTGACGAGGGTATCCTCGCAGGTGGCGGCGTTGCACTTCTGCAGGCAGCGAAGTCGCTTAACGACGACCTCGGCCTTGAGGGCGACGAAGCAACCGGTGTGAAGATCGTCCGTGAGGCACTGTCTGCGCCTTTGAAGCAGATCGCGCTGAACGCCGGTCTGGAGCCAGGTGTTGTCGCTGACAAGGTTCAGAACCTCCCTGACGGCCAGGGTCTCAACGCTGCAACCGGCGAGTACGTCGATATGATGGCTGCTGGCATCAACGATCCTGCGAAGGTTACTCGCTCTGCTCTGCAGAACGCGGCGTCCATCGCGGCTCTGTTCCTGACCACCGAGGCTGTTGTGGCTGATAAGCCAGAGCCTGCTGGTCCAGCAATGCCCGACGCAGACGCAATGGGCGGCATGATGTAA
- a CDS encoding dipeptidase: MKPQRERIFTDLAEIVSFNSVHSVPELVDEHQAAADWVVDKLSDAGLDVEAIDTIDGTRTIIGRKAPVGHAPVVLLYSHYDVVPAGDPALWTDDPFTLTERDGRWYGRGTADCKGNLVMHLEVLRLLEEYDGTDCGLIVLVEGSEEMGGEGLDHLIKTRPELFEADAILIADSGNAAVGVPTLTTMLRGGARVSVTVDTLEAGVHSGQFGGAAPDAVAALVRIMDSLRDEHGRTTIDGVDCLGTWDGEPYERAAFRTDAGVLEGVQLMGTIDDEPADMVWSRPAVNFIGFTSTPVAEAINAVPATATALLNLRVPPGMNSEEVASLLVAHIESHAPWGVKVTVDADDINPPFATDASKPAVKLLGECLVEAYGATSLATVGSGGSIPLTSALQEAYPDAEIALFGVEEPQCTIHSPDESVDPSEIEHIAVAEALFLQRYGKDQ, translated from the coding sequence ATGAAACCTCAACGCGAAAGAATCTTCACCGACTTAGCCGAGATTGTCTCCTTCAACTCCGTCCACTCCGTGCCCGAGCTTGTCGACGAGCACCAGGCCGCCGCGGATTGGGTCGTCGACAAGCTCTCTGATGCGGGACTCGACGTTGAGGCGATCGACACCATCGACGGCACTCGAACGATCATCGGCCGCAAGGCTCCCGTGGGACATGCGCCGGTGGTGCTGCTGTATTCCCACTACGACGTTGTTCCCGCCGGCGATCCCGCTCTGTGGACCGACGACCCGTTCACCCTGACCGAGCGCGACGGCCGCTGGTACGGTCGCGGAACCGCGGACTGCAAGGGCAATTTAGTCATGCACCTTGAGGTCCTGCGCCTGCTGGAAGAGTACGACGGCACCGACTGTGGCCTCATCGTCCTTGTCGAAGGCTCCGAAGAAATGGGCGGCGAAGGCCTGGATCACCTGATCAAGACTCGCCCCGAGCTGTTCGAAGCCGACGCCATCCTCATCGCCGACTCCGGAAACGCAGCGGTGGGAGTTCCCACACTAACGACGATGCTGCGTGGCGGCGCCCGCGTCTCCGTCACGGTGGACACGCTGGAGGCTGGGGTGCACTCCGGCCAATTCGGCGGTGCCGCGCCTGACGCTGTTGCCGCTTTGGTTCGCATCATGGATTCGCTTCGCGACGAGCACGGCCGCACCACCATCGACGGCGTCGATTGCCTGGGCACCTGGGACGGCGAGCCTTACGAGCGCGCCGCCTTCCGCACCGACGCCGGCGTGCTCGAAGGCGTGCAGCTGATGGGCACTATCGACGACGAGCCAGCCGACATGGTCTGGTCCCGCCCCGCGGTGAACTTCATCGGATTTACCTCGACTCCAGTGGCAGAGGCGATCAACGCTGTACCTGCGACTGCGACCGCCTTACTGAACCTGCGCGTGCCTCCAGGAATGAACTCCGAGGAAGTTGCGTCTTTGCTAGTCGCGCACATCGAATCCCACGCGCCGTGGGGTGTAAAGGTGACCGTCGACGCCGACGATATCAACCCACCGTTTGCCACCGACGCTTCGAAGCCAGCCGTCAAACTACTTGGCGAATGCTTGGTCGAGGCGTACGGGGCCACCTCGCTTGCCACCGTGGGTTCGGGCGGTTCCATTCCGCTGACTTCCGCACTGCAAGAGGCATACCCGGATGCCGAGATTGCCCTGTTCGGCGTTGAGGAACCTCAGTGCACCATCCACTCCCCCGACGAATCCGTCGACCCATCCGAGATCGAGCACATTGCAGTGGCCGAGGCGCTCTTCCTCCAGCGTTACGGAAAAGATCAGTAA
- a CDS encoding MmcQ/YjbR family DNA-binding protein, which translates to MQSEGGLFGIASRVAAELPGAELTHPFGPEWDVWKVSGKVFCLLTDLRGDDIVTVKSDPVEARALQEEFAAISPGYHMNKKHWITLRDGVPEDVVAELLRESYRLVVAGLPRRLRRWIRRISGCCSGCFRSRRGVLAQTAKFTVQKQTSGKFRLALFQDPGPKTAVSFNPASVGREA; encoded by the coding sequence ATGCAAAGTGAGGGCGGATTGTTCGGCATCGCCAGCCGTGTGGCGGCTGAGTTGCCTGGCGCGGAATTGACCCACCCTTTTGGCCCGGAATGGGATGTGTGGAAAGTCTCGGGGAAAGTCTTTTGCTTGCTCACTGATTTGCGTGGCGACGACATTGTCACCGTGAAGTCCGATCCCGTGGAGGCGCGCGCCCTGCAAGAGGAATTTGCCGCGATTTCTCCGGGCTATCACATGAACAAGAAGCACTGGATTACGTTGCGCGACGGGGTGCCCGAGGATGTAGTGGCTGAACTGCTGCGTGAATCCTACCGGTTGGTGGTGGCGGGCCTGCCGCGGCGGTTAAGGCGGTGGATCCGGAGAATTTCGGGTTGTTGTAGCGGCTGTTTTCGGTCGAGGAGGGGTGTCCTAGCGCAAACTGCGAAATTCACCGTCCAGAAGCAGACTTCGGGCAAGTTTCGTCTAGCGCTCTTCCAAGACCCGGGCCCTAAAACAGCTGTGTCTTTCAATCCCGCAAGTGTCGGCCGCGAAGCCTAG
- a CDS encoding acetyl-CoA acetyltransferase, which produces MRTTTISPIQQIQSTEHTLHETRDALQERFGTDRRLPKELREESRGMNWNLFTATYCPAPTLDIKFLSSEQHNLYSTRFSAEITATSKTEAPVTFTREILASGPTSAISHMLADEGRHVEILKFHQIELFEATVTIVKISHQVNHLHTAWAVGFGPTSETSIAAALSSAAQRIYG; this is translated from the coding sequence ATGCGCACTACAACCATTTCCCCAATCCAGCAGATCCAGTCCACCGAGCACACCCTCCACGAAACTCGAGACGCACTGCAGGAGCGCTTCGGCACAGACCGTCGCCTGCCAAAGGAACTACGCGAAGAATCACGCGGCATGAACTGGAACTTGTTCACCGCAACCTATTGCCCAGCACCAACCTTGGACATCAAGTTCCTCTCCTCCGAGCAGCACAACCTCTACTCCACCCGTTTCTCCGCAGAAATCACCGCTACCTCCAAAACCGAGGCACCAGTCACCTTCACTCGCGAGATTCTGGCTTCCGGACCAACGAGCGCCATCAGCCACATGCTTGCCGACGAAGGCCGCCACGTTGAAATCCTCAAGTTCCACCAGATCGAACTGTTCGAGGCAACTGTCACCATCGTCAAAATCAGCCACCAGGTCAATCATCTGCACACCGCTTGGGCGGTCGGCTTCGGACCAACCAGCGAAACCTCCATCGCAGCAGCTCTTTCCTCCGCAGCGCAGCGCATCTACGGATAA
- a CDS encoding Na+/H+ antiporter subunit A yields the protein MLTLLLALTIATAVAPVLIRVLGRAAFGLLALVPAAGFIWMVSLFTSGAFAHGGEILAAFEWMPSAHLNLDLRLDPLAGLFSLIILGVGALVLFYCWGYFDSNPRRLSLFGAQMVGFATAMYGLVISDNFLLMYVFWEITSVLSFLLVGYYGERASSRRAAGQALMVTTLGGLAMLVGIILFGRQTGIWRLSEIATYTEVVSTPYATAAIILILAGALSKSAIAPLHFWLPGAMAAPTPVSAYLHSAAMVKAGIYLVARLAPDFNAITSWHLVVIPFGLFTMLLGGWMALKQKDLKLILAYGTVSQLGFIIAIMGIGSREALQAGLALTFSHSLFKAALFMIVGAIDHTTGTRNIRELSGLGKKQPFIAVLAVISAASMAGIPPLWGFVAKEAALQAVIGEKLLVGMPGQLLLVGVVLGSILTLTYALYFLWGAFAIKEGKGTSEAVEKMHPIGPTLWLAPAVLSFFSVAFGPFPGWLDSAINTHLDARYLSETSPHLALWHGITVPLVLTLVIIVAGCLLFWQRKLLRYFYDERPALGSADAVYDNTLRYLSNISLKLTASTQRGSLTYNLGVIFGILIVLPLAALIVGERNDIRMILWDTPWQAIAAIIIVVMAYAATQMNNRLSGVIAVGMTGYGIAFIFALHGAPDLALTQVLVETIVMVVFMLVLRKMPTQIDPRPDQDNRLRAWLSIAVGLSVTVVAMFAISSRQERPISDFMPDLAYEIGHGANTVNVLLVDLRAWDTFGEISVLVIAATGVASLIYRTKSFTRASRRPTLSTTSRRWLAADVDSEKAQNRSIMVDVVTRILFPSMMVLSIYFFFSGHNAPGGGFAGGLVAALAFTLRYLAGGREELEEALPIDPAKILGTGLVVSSIAAIWPMFLGAPPLTSDFATIVVPLIGEVAIPSALLFDLGVYLIVVGLIMHILTSMGAQLDAEEALRKQRARDRARSLKRKAEFRRRQQEIQKKQLAAASANESSTSEEK from the coding sequence GTGCTTACACTGCTTCTTGCCCTGACTATCGCCACGGCCGTGGCACCCGTGTTGATCCGGGTGCTCGGCCGCGCTGCGTTCGGACTACTGGCATTAGTTCCAGCGGCCGGGTTCATCTGGATGGTCAGCCTGTTCACCTCCGGAGCCTTCGCCCACGGCGGAGAAATACTCGCTGCCTTTGAGTGGATGCCGTCAGCGCACCTGAATCTGGATCTGCGCCTTGACCCGCTCGCAGGCCTATTCAGCTTGATCATCTTGGGCGTCGGTGCGCTGGTGCTGTTTTACTGTTGGGGCTATTTCGACTCCAACCCGCGCAGACTCTCACTGTTCGGCGCCCAAATGGTCGGCTTTGCCACCGCCATGTACGGCCTAGTCATCTCTGACAACTTCCTACTCATGTACGTGTTCTGGGAAATCACTTCGGTGTTGTCGTTCCTTTTGGTGGGATACTACGGCGAACGTGCGTCGTCGCGACGCGCCGCAGGCCAGGCACTGATGGTCACCACCCTGGGCGGCCTTGCCATGTTGGTGGGCATCATCTTGTTTGGACGCCAAACGGGTATCTGGCGCCTATCGGAAATCGCCACCTACACCGAGGTCGTCTCCACCCCTTATGCCACCGCGGCGATCATCCTGATCCTGGCGGGCGCATTGTCCAAGTCCGCGATTGCACCGCTGCACTTCTGGCTGCCCGGCGCGATGGCGGCCCCCACCCCGGTCTCGGCCTACCTGCACTCCGCAGCGATGGTCAAGGCCGGTATTTATCTGGTCGCACGCCTAGCACCGGACTTCAACGCGATTACGTCCTGGCACCTCGTTGTGATTCCATTCGGCCTCTTCACAATGTTGCTGGGCGGCTGGATGGCGCTGAAACAAAAGGATCTCAAGCTGATCCTGGCGTACGGCACGGTATCCCAGCTCGGCTTCATCATCGCAATCATGGGCATCGGATCCCGCGAGGCGCTCCAAGCCGGTCTCGCCCTGACGTTTAGCCACTCCCTGTTCAAGGCGGCGCTGTTCATGATCGTCGGCGCGATCGACCACACCACCGGCACCCGCAACATCCGCGAGCTCTCAGGACTAGGCAAGAAGCAGCCGTTCATTGCCGTTCTAGCAGTCATCTCAGCTGCATCGATGGCCGGCATTCCTCCACTTTGGGGCTTTGTGGCAAAGGAAGCTGCGCTCCAGGCCGTGATCGGCGAGAAGCTCCTCGTCGGAATGCCTGGCCAGCTGCTGCTGGTCGGCGTGGTCCTAGGCTCCATCCTGACCCTGACCTACGCCCTGTACTTCCTCTGGGGAGCCTTCGCCATCAAAGAAGGCAAAGGCACCTCGGAAGCCGTGGAGAAAATGCATCCCATCGGGCCTACACTGTGGCTCGCCCCTGCGGTGCTGTCATTCTTCAGCGTTGCATTTGGCCCGTTCCCTGGCTGGCTGGACAGTGCGATCAACACCCATTTGGACGCACGCTACCTCAGCGAAACTAGTCCCCACCTCGCGCTTTGGCACGGCATCACCGTCCCGTTGGTCCTCACTCTGGTCATCATCGTGGCGGGTTGCCTCCTGTTCTGGCAGCGCAAGCTCCTGCGCTATTTCTACGACGAGCGCCCAGCCTTGGGCAGCGCCGACGCCGTCTACGACAACACCTTGCGCTACCTGTCTAATATCTCGCTGAAGCTGACGGCATCGACCCAGCGCGGCTCGCTGACCTACAACTTGGGTGTCATTTTCGGGATCTTAATCGTGCTCCCTCTGGCAGCTCTGATCGTCGGCGAGCGTAACGACATCCGCATGATCCTGTGGGACACCCCGTGGCAGGCCATCGCGGCGATCATCATCGTCGTCATGGCATACGCGGCAACTCAGATGAATAACCGTCTCTCCGGAGTAATCGCGGTGGGCATGACCGGCTACGGCATCGCATTCATCTTCGCGCTGCACGGTGCGCCAGATCTAGCGCTGACCCAGGTGCTCGTGGAGACTATCGTCATGGTCGTGTTCATGCTGGTGCTGCGTAAGATGCCGACGCAAATCGACCCTCGCCCCGACCAAGACAACCGCCTGCGCGCCTGGCTGTCGATCGCCGTGGGCCTGTCGGTGACGGTTGTCGCGATGTTTGCCATCAGTTCCCGCCAAGAGCGCCCAATCTCCGACTTCATGCCGGACCTGGCCTACGAAATAGGACACGGCGCCAACACCGTCAACGTCTTGCTCGTCGATCTTCGAGCCTGGGATACTTTCGGCGAAATCTCTGTCCTGGTTATCGCAGCAACGGGTGTCGCCAGCCTGATCTACCGCACGAAGTCCTTCACCCGAGCTTCACGACGACCCACCCTCTCCACCACCTCGCGCCGCTGGCTGGCCGCCGATGTGGACTCCGAGAAGGCACAGAACCGTTCCATCATGGTCGACGTGGTCACCCGCATCCTGTTCCCATCCATGATGGTGCTGTCGATCTACTTCTTCTTCTCGGGCCACAACGCCCCTGGGGGTGGCTTCGCTGGTGGCCTCGTCGCAGCGCTCGCCTTCACGCTGCGCTACCTCGCCGGTGGCCGCGAAGAACTCGAAGAGGCATTGCCCATCGACCCAGCGAAGATCCTGGGCACGGGTCTCGTCGTCTCATCCATCGCCGCAATCTGGCCAATGTTCCTCGGTGCACCACCATTGACATCGGACTTTGCGACGATCGTCGTGCCGCTCATCGGCGAAGTCGCCATCCCGAGCGCCCTGCTGTTCGACCTTGGTGTCTACCTCATCGTCGTCGGACTGATCATGCACATCCTCACCTCGATGGGCGCGCAGCTAGATGCCGAGGAAGCACTGCGTAAGCAACGTGCCCGCGACCGAGCCAGATCGCTCAAACGCAAGGCGGAATTCCGCCGCAGGCAGCAAGAAATCCAAAAGAAGCAGCTGGCCGCAGCGAGCGCCAATGAGTCGTCGACAAGCGAGGAGAAGTAG
- a CDS encoding Na(+)/H(+) antiporter subunit C, with product MEANLFLLIASGSLIAAGTYLMLDRVMTRMLLGILLIGNGANLLLLQAGGAAGSPPILFRDSELHGDEISDPLAQAMILTAIVISMAMTAFILALAYRQYRYRTADIIEDDIEDAAIAARPATASAAPDHDASDDPATGRLTAEGDSFGPKSFEEPVTEAHDD from the coding sequence ATGGAAGCCAACCTGTTCCTCCTCATCGCGTCCGGTTCGCTGATCGCGGCAGGCACATACCTGATGCTCGATCGAGTGATGACGCGCATGCTGCTGGGCATCTTGCTCATTGGCAACGGTGCCAACCTGCTCCTGCTGCAGGCGGGCGGCGCGGCCGGGTCGCCACCGATCCTATTCCGTGATTCTGAGCTGCACGGCGACGAGATTTCCGACCCGCTGGCCCAAGCAATGATCCTCACCGCGATTGTCATTTCCATGGCGATGACGGCGTTTATCCTCGCGCTGGCCTACCGCCAATACCGCTATCGCACCGCGGATATCATCGAGGACGATATCGAGGATGCAGCAATCGCCGCCCGCCCGGCGACGGCTTCAGCTGCTCCGGATCACGATGCGTCCGACGACCCAGCGACCGGCCGCCTCACCGCCGAGGGCGACAGCTTTGGCCCGAAGTCGTTCGAAGAACCAGTCACGGAGGCGCACGATGATTAA